From a region of the Haloferax volcanii DS2 genome:
- a CDS encoding sulfurtransferase — protein MSNSDYAKDVLVSADWVESHLDEFQSDDPAYRLVEVDVDTEAYDESHAPGAIGFNWESQLQDQTTRDVLTKEDFEDLLGSHGISEDSTVVLYGDNSNWFAAYTYWQFKYYGHENVHLMNGGRDYWVDNDYPTTDEIPSFPEQDYSAKGPFEDIRAYRDDVEKAVDKGLPLVDVRSPEEFSGEILAPPGLQETAQRGGHIPGASNISWAATVNDDGTFKSADELRDLYADQGIEGDESTIAYCRIGERSSIAWFALHELLGYENVTNYDGSWTEWGNLVGAPVEKGN, from the coding sequence GACCCGGCGTACCGACTCGTCGAAGTGGACGTGGACACCGAGGCGTACGACGAGAGTCACGCCCCCGGTGCCATCGGGTTCAACTGGGAGTCCCAGCTGCAGGACCAGACGACCCGTGACGTGCTGACCAAGGAGGACTTCGAGGACCTCCTCGGCTCCCACGGCATCTCCGAGGACTCTACGGTCGTCCTCTACGGCGACAACTCCAACTGGTTCGCCGCCTACACCTATTGGCAGTTCAAGTACTACGGCCACGAGAACGTTCACCTGATGAACGGCGGCCGCGACTACTGGGTCGACAACGACTATCCGACGACCGACGAAATCCCGTCCTTCCCGGAGCAAGACTACAGCGCCAAGGGTCCCTTCGAGGACATCCGCGCGTACCGCGACGACGTCGAGAAGGCGGTCGACAAGGGTCTTCCCCTCGTCGACGTTCGCTCGCCCGAAGAGTTCTCCGGCGAGATTCTCGCGCCCCCGGGACTGCAGGAGACCGCCCAGCGCGGCGGCCACATCCCCGGCGCGAGCAACATCTCGTGGGCCGCGACCGTCAACGACGACGGCACCTTCAAGTCTGCCGACGAACTCCGCGACCTCTACGCGGACCAGGGCATCGAAGGCGACGAGTCCACCATCGCCTACTGCCGCATCGGCGAGCGCTCGTCCATCGCGTGGTTCGCCCTTCACGAACTCCTCGGCTACGAGAACGTCACCAACTACGACGGCTCGTGGACGGAGTGGGGCAACCTCGTCGGCGCGCCCGTCGAGAAGGGTAACTGA
- a CDS encoding short-chain fatty acid transporter yields MTNAIRQAAERSSKLVEQYLPDAFLFAIILTGVAFVLALVSVAPAEGVGMVGHAGNLLLDGWYGGFWNLLSFGMQMTLILMTGYALAQTKPVDWLLTRLAGVPNTERGAAAMVPVVAAGASFVHWGLGLVVGALFARKIATEMRGIDFPIVVAGAYSGFVVWHGGLAGSIPLLLNTEGNFLIEAGILDTTFGTGGTIFTVANLVLVVAVGFLFLPALFALMYPTDDAKKTPIDPAAFETATDGGEQATGGWASTAVPDDASLATRIEHSLGIGVAIGVVGLLAVALYFWEGVQNGTMPWNNLNLNIVNFGFLFLGVLFHGTPKAYIEAVVEAVENVWGIILQFPFYAGIMGIMAYAPEGSVSLATQIAQGMVAVAPDGTLPAFAFFTAGLVNFFVPSGGGEWAVIGETLVTAAKASGESIPRVAVAASWGDAWTNMIQPFWAIPLLSISGLSVRDIMGYCVMVLLGAGVLVAVGISVLPM; encoded by the coding sequence ATGACAAACGCTATCAGGCAGGCGGCGGAGCGCAGTTCGAAACTGGTCGAACAGTACCTCCCCGACGCGTTCCTGTTCGCCATCATCCTGACCGGAGTGGCGTTCGTGCTGGCGCTGGTGTCGGTCGCGCCGGCCGAGGGGGTCGGCATGGTGGGGCACGCCGGAAACCTGCTTCTCGACGGCTGGTACGGGGGCTTCTGGAACCTGCTTTCGTTCGGGATGCAGATGACGCTCATCCTGATGACGGGCTACGCGCTCGCGCAGACGAAGCCCGTGGACTGGCTCTTGACACGACTTGCGGGCGTCCCGAACACCGAACGGGGCGCGGCCGCGATGGTTCCGGTCGTCGCCGCCGGGGCGTCGTTCGTCCACTGGGGCCTCGGCCTCGTCGTCGGGGCGCTGTTCGCCCGGAAGATAGCGACCGAGATGCGCGGCATCGACTTCCCCATCGTCGTCGCCGGGGCGTACTCCGGGTTCGTCGTCTGGCACGGCGGTCTCGCGGGGTCGATTCCGCTCCTGTTGAACACCGAGGGGAACTTCCTCATCGAGGCGGGCATCCTCGACACGACGTTCGGCACCGGCGGGACCATCTTCACGGTCGCCAACCTCGTGTTGGTCGTCGCGGTCGGCTTCCTCTTCCTGCCGGCGCTGTTCGCGCTCATGTACCCGACCGACGACGCGAAGAAGACGCCCATCGACCCCGCGGCGTTCGAGACGGCGACCGACGGCGGCGAGCAGGCGACCGGCGGGTGGGCCTCCACGGCCGTCCCCGACGACGCCTCGCTCGCGACGCGCATCGAGCACTCGCTCGGCATCGGCGTGGCAATCGGCGTCGTCGGCCTGCTCGCGGTCGCCCTGTACTTCTGGGAGGGCGTCCAGAACGGGACGATGCCGTGGAACAATCTCAACCTGAACATCGTCAACTTCGGTTTCCTCTTTCTCGGCGTGCTGTTCCACGGGACGCCCAAGGCGTACATCGAGGCCGTCGTCGAGGCCGTCGAGAACGTCTGGGGAATCATCCTCCAGTTCCCCTTCTACGCGGGCATCATGGGCATCATGGCCTACGCGCCGGAGGGCTCCGTCAGCCTCGCCACGCAAATCGCACAGGGCATGGTCGCCGTCGCGCCCGACGGGACGCTCCCGGCCTTTGCCTTCTTCACCGCCGGCCTCGTGAACTTCTTCGTCCCCTCCGGCGGGGGCGAGTGGGCCGTCATCGGCGAGACGCTCGTCACGGCCGCGAAGGCGTCCGGCGAGTCCATCCCGCGGGTCGCCGTCGCCGCCTCGTGGGGCGACGCGTGGACCAACATGATTCAGCCCTTCTGGGCCATCCCGCTGCTCTCCATCAGCGGCCTGTCGGTCCGCGACATCATGGGCTACTGCGTGATGGTGCTTCTCGGCGCGGGCGTACTCGTCGCCGTCGGCATCAGCGTCCTGCCGATGTGA